In Chryseobacterium turcicum, a single window of DNA contains:
- a CDS encoding DUF3810 domain-containing protein, giving the protein MVSVFEKLFEFQKEIHQQLFAWVPFSFGDLMYILLGILLVYLIIKLLKKRTRSTALFKILIVLNITYFIYQIFWGMLYFQTPIIAKLPKTEVTLEVRKALALEYLEKSKATRKLVKENKNGVFLSSDLNAIQQEILNRQKTLPSFINQKKSNDINSFKPSLFGKTMSFTGILGYYNPFTAEAQFNAQLPSSYLLFTLSHESSHQLGFAREQEANFIGYLIGATSKNSELRYSTEYFTLKSLLNSIVNEDENFVKTALENYSEEMKRDRLNEKKFITEHQGFLNEFFGFTNNIFLKSNQQEGSITYSYFIELLVRYKRMNP; this is encoded by the coding sequence ATGGTTTCTGTTTTTGAAAAATTATTTGAATTTCAGAAAGAAATCCATCAACAGCTCTTTGCGTGGGTTCCTTTTTCATTTGGAGATTTGATGTATATCTTATTAGGAATTTTATTGGTTTATCTAATCATTAAACTTTTAAAAAAGAGAACAAGAAGTACCGCTTTATTTAAAATATTAATCGTTTTAAATATCACTTATTTCATCTACCAAATATTTTGGGGAATGCTTTATTTCCAGACACCAATTATCGCAAAACTTCCCAAAACAGAAGTTACGCTGGAAGTAAGAAAAGCATTGGCATTAGAATATCTTGAAAAATCTAAAGCGACCAGAAAGCTCGTTAAAGAAAATAAAAACGGAGTTTTTCTAAGCAGTGATTTAAATGCCATTCAGCAAGAAATATTAAATCGACAAAAAACACTTCCTTCTTTTATCAATCAAAAAAAGAGCAATGATATTAATTCTTTCAAACCTAGTTTATTTGGGAAAACAATGAGTTTTACTGGGATTCTAGGATATTACAATCCTTTTACTGCAGAAGCTCAGTTCAACGCACAATTACCATCTTCTTACCTCTTATTTACTCTTTCTCATGAAAGTTCTCATCAATTGGGATTTGCAAGAGAACAGGAAGCTAATTTTATAGGCTATCTGATTGGTGCAACATCAAAAAATTCTGAACTCAGATACAGCACAGAATATTTTACGTTAAAAAGTCTATTGAATTCTATCGTTAATGAAGATGAGAATTTTGTAAAGACCGCTTTAGAAAATTATTCTGAAGAAATGAAAAGAGACCGCTTAAATGAAAAGAAATTCATAACAGAACATCAGGGTTTTCTTAATGAGTTTTTTGGATTTACTAACAATATTTTTCTTAAAAGTAATCAACAAGAAGGCTCGATTACCTATTCTTATTTTATTGAACTTTTGGTGCGCTACAAAAGAATGAATCCATAA
- a CDS encoding MFS transporter has protein sequence MSKTTTQPTNYPALYTLILVFFFWGFIAAGNSIFIPFCKNYFSLDQFQSQLIDFAFYTAYFLGALLLFIFSTIKGIDIIGKWGYKKSIVYGLLLSAIGAAIMIIAVKANVYYGMLIGLFVVALGFSIQQTAANPFAVLLGDPKTGTSRQNLAGGVNSFGTSIGPIIVGLALFGTTASVDDDQIKHLALDKVILLYTAVGALFLVAAGIFYFSKKLPAGISTEPMEKAGKARKNLIAMTVLVILCFIPVFASYNSDAALKIEDLNKEITALDTSKKAETNAATIENIQQNIDAKKAELQEVKHPLEKTRMYYLGGALLAVVLCLVYANTSSKKNPEGWGAMKYPQLVLGMLAILAYVGVEVAIGSNLGELLSLPEFGGHQSSDLAPYISMYWGSLMIGRWTGAITVFNLNKQQQMIATIVVPFIAFLVIIGINMIAQKDMSNLYFYAICIVIQVILFLISKNKPALTLIIFGIFGVTAMIVGLMTTGNFAIYAFLSGGLACSIMWPSIFTLAITGLGKYTAQGSAFLVMMILGGGIIPPLQGKLSDIIGIHSSYIIPVLCFAYITLFAYLAKKTLSKQGIDVDVLESEGAH, from the coding sequence ATGTCAAAAACAACTACTCAACCTACTAATTACCCCGCACTTTATACACTTATTTTAGTGTTTTTCTTTTGGGGTTTTATTGCAGCAGGAAACAGCATTTTTATTCCTTTCTGTAAAAATTATTTCTCACTCGACCAGTTTCAATCGCAGCTTATCGATTTTGCATTTTATACCGCGTACTTTTTGGGAGCATTATTGCTTTTCATATTCAGTACCATTAAAGGCATCGATATCATTGGCAAATGGGGCTACAAAAAAAGTATTGTTTACGGTCTTCTCCTCTCCGCAATCGGAGCAGCTATTATGATAATTGCGGTAAAAGCAAACGTTTACTACGGAATGCTGATTGGATTATTCGTTGTAGCGCTTGGTTTTTCTATCCAGCAAACAGCAGCCAATCCTTTCGCCGTGTTATTGGGAGACCCCAAAACAGGAACCAGCCGACAAAATCTTGCAGGCGGAGTAAACTCTTTTGGTACCTCAATAGGTCCTATCATTGTAGGCTTAGCTCTTTTCGGAACTACTGCCAGTGTAGATGACGACCAGATTAAACATTTAGCTTTAGACAAAGTAATTTTATTGTATACCGCTGTAGGAGCTTTATTTTTAGTTGCCGCGGGAATTTTTTATTTTTCTAAAAAACTACCTGCCGGAATTTCTACAGAACCGATGGAAAAAGCAGGAAAAGCAAGAAAGAATTTGATTGCGATGACTGTTTTGGTCATCCTGTGTTTCATCCCAGTATTTGCAAGTTATAATTCTGATGCAGCTCTAAAAATTGAGGATTTAAATAAAGAAATAACCGCTTTAGACACCAGTAAAAAAGCTGAAACTAATGCTGCCACGATAGAAAATATTCAACAAAATATTGATGCTAAAAAAGCAGAATTACAAGAGGTAAAACATCCTTTAGAAAAAACAAGAATGTATTATTTAGGCGGTGCTTTGTTAGCCGTAGTTCTATGTCTTGTTTATGCTAACACAAGCTCTAAAAAAAATCCTGAAGGATGGGGAGCGATGAAATATCCACAACTTGTTTTGGGAATGCTCGCCATTCTTGCTTATGTAGGTGTGGAAGTTGCCATTGGTAGTAACTTGGGTGAACTTTTAAGCTTACCAGAATTCGGGGGACATCAGTCTTCAGATTTAGCACCTTACATTTCGATGTATTGGGGAAGTTTAATGATTGGAAGATGGACCGGTGCAATCACTGTTTTCAACCTTAATAAGCAACAGCAAATGATTGCTACTATTGTGGTTCCGTTTATTGCTTTCTTGGTCATTATAGGAATTAACATGATTGCGCAAAAAGACATGTCTAACCTATATTTTTATGCAATCTGCATCGTAATCCAGGTGATTTTATTCCTTATAAGTAAAAATAAACCAGCTTTAACGCTTATTATTTTCGGAATTTTTGGGGTGACAGCAATGATTGTCGGGTTAATGACCACCGGAAATTTTGCAATCTATGCCTTCTTATCAGGAGGTTTAGCATGTAGCATTATGTGGCCGTCAATCTTTACACTTGCCATTACAGGTTTAGGAAAATATACTGCTCAAGGTTCTGCATTTTTGGTCATGATGATTTTGGGTGGTGGAATTATCCCTCCATTACAAGGAAAGCTTTCTGATATAATTGGAATCCACAGTTCGTATATTATCCCGGTACTTTGCTTTGCCTATATTACACTATTTGCATATCTTGCAAAGAAGACCTTAAGCAAACAAGGAATTGATGTTGACGTTTTAGAATCTGAAGGTGCGCATTAA
- a CDS encoding lysophospholipid acyltransferase family protein: protein MTKILNYLWRFWLIILATILTTILGLPVYILSLKKSTFKYANILIRIWCYGMFFGMGLRYQLINLTDKKIDKNKQYVIISNHTSIMDIMLPCILFPNHQLCYVGKKELMKIPIFGTIYKRICVMVDRSSARSRADVYRRCAEKMEEGNSIVIFPEGGVPDDTSIVLDEFKDGAFTLSSKHNSPIAVFTFVGLKEIFPFDNSKGHPGKVKVFFNGILEPTDSPKNLKQSAFEMIKKTLTEHS from the coding sequence GTGACTAAAATTTTAAATTACCTCTGGAGATTCTGGCTGATTATATTGGCTACTATTCTCACTACTATTCTGGGATTACCCGTTTATATTTTATCTTTAAAGAAAAGTACCTTTAAATATGCCAATATCTTAATAAGAATTTGGTGCTACGGAATGTTTTTCGGAATGGGTTTAAGATACCAGCTCATCAATCTAACTGATAAAAAGATTGACAAAAACAAGCAGTATGTTATTATTTCAAACCATACTTCGATTATGGATATTATGCTTCCCTGTATTTTATTTCCTAACCATCAACTTTGTTATGTTGGAAAGAAAGAACTGATGAAAATTCCGATTTTTGGAACCATCTACAAAAGAATCTGTGTGATGGTAGACCGAAGCAGTGCCAGAAGCCGTGCCGATGTCTACCGTAGATGTGCCGAAAAAATGGAAGAAGGTAACAGCATTGTTATTTTTCCTGAAGGCGGCGTTCCTGATGACACGTCAATTGTTCTAGATGAATTTAAAGATGGAGCTTTTACACTTTCATCAAAACATAACTCTCCTATCGCAGTCTTTACTTTTGTAGGTTTAAAAGAAATCTTTCCTTTTGACAATTCTAAAGGACATCCCGGGAAAGTAAAAGTATTTTTCAACGGCATCTTAGAACCCACCGACTCACCAAAAAACTTGAAACAGTCTGCTTTTGAGATGATAAAAAAAACTTTAACAGAACACAGTTAA
- a CDS encoding GtrA family protein: MTALLLRHKQVLLFIVAGGLSAIVEIGSFKTFSTYLPQIISQEQNFHGIHYPLSNIFSTSCGILFNYFLSIWFVFERGKHSKRKEFVYFMGVSFMSTILSLTFFQVFYSFIFKDNIDLIFYTLSPEMTSKIAAILLVSILNYSVKKKVIFNG, translated from the coding sequence ATGACAGCATTATTACTACGCCACAAACAAGTACTTTTATTTATCGTTGCAGGCGGACTCAGTGCGATTGTGGAAATCGGGAGTTTCAAAACCTTCAGCACCTATCTTCCGCAAATTATTTCTCAGGAACAGAATTTTCACGGAATTCATTATCCGTTAAGTAATATTTTCTCGACAAGCTGCGGAATTTTATTTAATTATTTCCTGAGCATCTGGTTTGTTTTTGAGCGCGGAAAACATTCTAAACGAAAAGAGTTTGTCTACTTTATGGGGGTTTCTTTTATGTCAACCATTTTAAGTTTAACTTTCTTTCAGGTATTTTACAGTTTTATATTTAAAGACAATATTGATTTAATTTTTTATACCTTGAGTCCGGAAATGACGAGTAAGATTGCTGCTATACTGCTGGTTTCTATTCTTAATTATTCTGTAAAGAAAAAAGTAATATTTAACGGTTGA
- a CDS encoding ATPase, producing MVAIVDSGSTKSDWVILDDFKNVFLKTETIGFNPNFISKELIVPEIEKNNSLISVKNSITKIFFYGSGCGVKKNCQTIEEEVGKVFTNAQIVVKEDLYAAAYAAYNGKPTIVCILGTGSNSCYFDGENLKIKLPSLGYLMGDEGSGSAIGKQLVRRFFMQKLPQDLHLAFKEIYGLTIDEALKNMYHTTRPNAYLANFNKFVVERKEHPYFQNMVLEEMKNFFDYQVLPYEESQNAEINFIGSIAYYYENILRSAASELNLNVGHIVQKPIESLVDYHIKYIL from the coding sequence ATGGTTGCTATTGTTGATAGTGGTTCTACTAAATCTGACTGGGTAATCTTGGATGACTTCAAAAACGTTTTCTTAAAGACCGAAACCATTGGTTTCAACCCCAATTTTATCAGCAAAGAGCTTATCGTACCCGAAATTGAAAAAAATAATAGCTTAATATCAGTTAAGAATTCTATTACCAAGATTTTTTTCTATGGCTCAGGATGTGGCGTGAAAAAAAACTGTCAAACGATAGAAGAGGAAGTAGGTAAAGTTTTTACCAATGCTCAAATCGTTGTAAAAGAAGACCTTTATGCCGCTGCTTATGCTGCTTATAATGGTAAGCCGACGATAGTGTGTATTTTAGGAACAGGATCAAACTCATGCTATTTTGATGGAGAAAATTTAAAAATAAAACTTCCTTCGTTAGGATATCTTATGGGAGATGAGGGAAGCGGAAGCGCGATTGGAAAACAATTGGTGCGCAGATTTTTTATGCAAAAACTTCCTCAGGATTTACATCTTGCGTTTAAAGAAATATATGGTTTAACGATTGACGAAGCGTTAAAAAACATGTATCATACCACCAGACCAAATGCTTACTTGGCCAATTTCAATAAATTTGTAGTCGAAAGAAAAGAGCATCCTTACTTCCAGAATATGGTTTTGGAAGAGATGAAAAATTTCTTCGATTATCAGGTTCTTCCGTATGAAGAATCTCAGAATGCCGAGATTAATTTTATAGGCTCAATTGCTTATTATTACGAAAATATTTTACGTTCTGCTGCGTCAGAACTCAATTTAAATGTGGGGCATATCGTACAGAAACCCATCGAAAGTTTAGTCGATTACCACATTAAATATATTTTATAG
- a CDS encoding NADP-dependent malic enzyme — protein sequence MSSKTHRDEKNFNQAALDYHKAEPKGKIEVIPSKPHSSQRDLSLAYSPGVAIPCLEIEKNPETVYDYTGKGNLVAVISNGTAVLGLGDIGAEASKPVMEGKGLLFKIFADINVFDIEIDEKDPDKFIQIVKGIAPTFGGINLEDIKAPEAFYIEQKLKEELDIPLMHDDQHGTAIISAAALINSLQIANKNIEEVKMVVNGAGAAAIACTNLYISLGLKRENVLMCDSKGVINHKRENLTPEKLDFIAQTDIETLEDAVKGSDVFIGLSKGNVMTPEMLSSMTENPIVFALANPDPEIAYDLALSTRKDVIMATGRSDYPNQVNNVLGFPYIFRGALDVQAKGINEEMKLAAVHAIANLAKEPVPEAVILAYNVKNLQFGREYFIPKPFDNRLITKVSSAVAKAAIDSGVARKTITDFDEYENQLLDRMGRDEKLVRMMQNRAKANPKRITLGNAEEYNVLKAAQILYEEGIAHPILLGDKKYVKEQMERFGIDIDVPIIDPSDDDQKENRKKYRETLWKLRQRKGMNEYKAKRYVRQRDYFGPLMLKHGDTDGLIIGFSKNYVSTLRPVLEVIEKEKGVDKVAAMMMILSEKKPIFFADTSINQNPTAEDLVNIAKMAEHTVKSFAIEPRIAMLGFENFSAISDTSKKVAKAVNILHEKFPKMIVDGEIQPDFAMNADHLSDYPFSKLGTTPANTFIFPNLESANLSYKIIRGMKVAQVIGPILMGLKQPVHVLQMRSSVDEIVNLATVAVLDAQRREGKK from the coding sequence ATGTCAAGTAAAACTCATCGCGACGAAAAAAACTTCAATCAGGCCGCGTTAGATTATCATAAAGCTGAACCTAAAGGAAAAATTGAAGTTATTCCTTCAAAACCGCACTCTTCACAGAGAGATTTGTCGTTGGCATATTCTCCGGGGGTTGCTATTCCGTGTCTGGAGATTGAAAAAAATCCTGAAACAGTTTACGATTATACAGGAAAAGGAAATTTGGTGGCTGTAATTTCAAACGGAACAGCAGTTCTTGGTTTGGGAGATATTGGTGCTGAAGCTTCAAAACCTGTAATGGAAGGGAAAGGTCTTTTGTTTAAAATCTTTGCAGACATCAATGTTTTTGATATTGAAATTGACGAAAAAGACCCTGATAAATTTATACAAATTGTAAAAGGAATTGCTCCTACTTTTGGAGGAATCAACCTTGAAGATATCAAAGCTCCTGAAGCTTTTTATATTGAGCAAAAACTAAAAGAAGAATTAGATATTCCGTTGATGCATGATGATCAGCACGGAACAGCGATTATTTCTGCAGCTGCTTTAATTAATTCTCTTCAGATTGCCAATAAGAATATTGAAGAAGTGAAAATGGTGGTCAACGGAGCAGGAGCTGCGGCAATTGCTTGTACCAATCTTTATATTTCTTTAGGTTTAAAAAGAGAAAATGTATTGATGTGCGATAGTAAAGGTGTCATCAATCATAAAAGAGAAAATCTTACTCCGGAAAAACTAGATTTCATTGCTCAAACAGATATTGAAACTTTAGAAGATGCCGTAAAAGGTTCAGATGTTTTCATTGGTTTGTCTAAAGGAAATGTGATGACGCCAGAAATGTTGAGCAGCATGACTGAGAACCCAATTGTTTTTGCATTGGCAAATCCTGATCCTGAGATTGCTTATGATTTGGCACTTTCTACAAGAAAAGACGTCATCATGGCAACTGGAAGAAGTGATTATCCTAATCAGGTGAACAATGTTCTTGGTTTCCCATATATTTTCCGTGGTGCATTAGATGTTCAGGCAAAAGGAATTAATGAAGAGATGAAATTAGCTGCGGTTCATGCTATTGCTAATTTGGCGAAAGAGCCGGTTCCAGAAGCGGTAATTTTAGCATACAATGTTAAGAATTTGCAGTTTGGAAGAGAATATTTTATTCCAAAACCATTTGACAACAGATTAATTACCAAAGTTTCGAGCGCAGTAGCAAAAGCTGCTATTGATAGTGGTGTGGCAAGAAAAACAATTACCGATTTCGACGAATACGAAAATCAACTTCTCGACAGAATGGGAAGAGATGAGAAGTTGGTAAGAATGATGCAAAACCGCGCAAAAGCTAATCCTAAGAGAATTACTTTAGGAAATGCTGAAGAATATAATGTTCTAAAAGCTGCACAAATTTTATATGAAGAAGGTATTGCGCATCCTATTCTTTTAGGAGACAAAAAATATGTGAAAGAACAAATGGAGCGTTTCGGAATCGACATTGACGTTCCGATTATCGATCCTAGTGACGACGACCAGAAAGAAAACAGAAAAAAATACAGAGAAACCCTTTGGAAACTTCGTCAGAGAAAAGGGATGAACGAGTACAAGGCAAAAAGATACGTTCGCCAGAGAGATTATTTTGGTCCTTTGATGTTAAAACATGGGGATACAGACGGATTGATTATTGGTTTTTCTAAAAATTATGTTTCTACTTTAAGACCTGTTTTAGAAGTAATCGAAAAAGAGAAAGGTGTTGATAAAGTGGCGGCAATGATGATGATTTTGTCTGAAAAGAAACCTATTTTCTTTGCAGATACTTCTATCAATCAAAATCCTACTGCTGAAGATTTGGTGAATATTGCTAAAATGGCAGAACACACCGTAAAATCTTTCGCTATCGAACCAAGAATTGCAATGTTAGGTTTTGAAAACTTTTCTGCCATTTCTGATACGTCTAAAAAAGTAGCAAAAGCAGTCAATATTCTTCATGAAAAATTTCCGAAAATGATTGTGGATGGAGAAATTCAGCCGGATTTTGCGATGAATGCAGATCATTTAAGTGATTATCCGTTCTCAAAATTAGGAACTACTCCAGCCAATACATTTATTTTCCCAAATCTTGAATCGGCTAACTTGTCGTACAAAATCATCAGAGGAATGAAGGTTGCACAAGTAATCGGACCAATTTTGATGGGACTAAAACAACCGGTTCACGTTTTACAGATGCGTTCAAGTGTTGATGAGATTGTAAACTTAGCAACGGTTGCAGTTTTGGATGCACAGAGAAGAGAAGGTAAAAAATAA
- a CDS encoding MATE family efflux transporter gives MDRKTFILKGDLKKVMWETSWPAVAAIVLYGINNFLDAIFVGYLINTKALAAVGIAFPLSQIVLGFGRLVGIGAGAAVSMWIGENKQNKLYNLFGSFNFLCIFFSLICTIPAYIFAHELMAMMGAKGDLQTIAVEYFRVTLIGTIFWIYGLALNMLIRAEGKMKTAAMMIAVGLVIDIILKPIFISTFNMGVSGAAWATNCGMLIYSLLGFYYYAKGKSSFKTNWKSVSYHPEIGKRILKLGLPEMILSVMGVVQSIIIFNAIASYGTEDDISFFTVLNRFFLFLLTPLFGLMRGLQPVVGINFGAGQFDRARKFLKTYILAGVAILSPFFLIALLFPQQLIGLMLPGYIVNASQIQDFRLFFSVLPLLPVTVLALSYYPAVNDSKKASFLVFLRQLILYIPLMLILPYYFGVKSIYWGSALIEVIVGVTTFIILRKGIVKTKMQLT, from the coding sequence ATGGATCGCAAAACCTTCATCTTAAAAGGTGACTTAAAAAAGGTCATGTGGGAAACTTCATGGCCAGCCGTTGCAGCAATCGTCTTGTACGGAATTAATAATTTTTTAGATGCCATTTTTGTTGGTTATTTAATTAATACAAAAGCTCTTGCCGCAGTGGGAATCGCTTTTCCACTGTCTCAAATCGTTTTAGGTTTCGGAAGATTGGTAGGAATTGGCGCCGGTGCCGCAGTAAGTATGTGGATTGGCGAAAATAAACAAAACAAACTATACAATCTATTTGGAAGTTTCAACTTTCTGTGTATTTTTTTCTCTTTAATTTGTACCATTCCTGCTTATATTTTTGCACACGAGTTGATGGCAATGATGGGTGCAAAAGGAGATTTACAAACGATTGCAGTAGAATATTTTAGGGTCACTTTAATTGGAACAATTTTCTGGATTTATGGTTTAGCCTTAAATATGTTGATTCGTGCAGAAGGAAAAATGAAAACCGCTGCAATGATGATTGCCGTTGGATTAGTCATCGATATTATTTTAAAACCTATTTTTATTTCAACCTTTAATATGGGAGTTTCCGGTGCAGCTTGGGCAACCAATTGCGGAATGCTGATTTATTCCCTACTCGGTTTTTATTATTATGCTAAAGGAAAAAGCTCGTTTAAAACCAATTGGAAATCGGTTTCTTATCATCCTGAAATAGGAAAGAGAATTTTAAAATTAGGACTTCCGGAAATGATTTTATCGGTAATGGGAGTGGTACAAAGTATCATTATTTTTAATGCAATCGCTTCTTACGGAACTGAAGATGACATTTCTTTTTTTACTGTTTTGAATCGATTTTTTCTGTTTTTATTAACTCCATTATTTGGATTAATGCGAGGTTTACAGCCCGTTGTAGGAATCAATTTCGGCGCGGGACAATTTGACAGAGCCAGAAAATTTTTAAAAACCTATATTTTGGCAGGCGTCGCAATACTCTCACCATTCTTTTTGATTGCTCTCTTATTTCCGCAACAGTTAATTGGCTTAATGCTTCCGGGATATATTGTAAATGCAAGTCAGATTCAGGATTTCAGATTATTTTTTTCTGTGCTTCCTTTACTACCAGTTACGGTTTTGGCACTCTCCTATTACCCTGCCGTAAATGACAGCAAAAAAGCAAGTTTCTTAGTTTTCCTACGACAATTGATTCTCTACATTCCATTAATGCTTATCCTTCCTTATTATTTCGGAGTGAAAAGTATTTATTGGGGAAGTGCTTTGATAGAGGTCATTGTTGGGGTGACTACTTTTATTATATTAAGGAAAGGAATTGTGAAAACGAAGATGCAACTTACGTAA
- a CDS encoding lysine N(6)-hydroxylase/L-ornithine N(5)-oxygenase family protein, translating into MENNKIYDIIGIGIGPFNLGLAALLEPIESIQSLFLDQAEGFDWHPGLMLDNATLQVPFMADLVTMADPKSKYSFLNFLKKTDRLYKFFIREDFFILRKEYNLYCQWTVNQLENCLFGKKVENITFNESENVYIIEVLDLKNNDVKKYYTKKLALGTGTQPKLPEFMKDKNYPNIIHTSEYLNHKEDILNAKSVSIIGSGQSAAEIFQDLLPETNDNLSMSWFTRPDRFFPMEYSKLTLELTSPEYVDHFYQMPSNQRKNILAKQHPLYKGINFDLINDIFDTMYEMSVGNIPLNVALKPSCQLDNISPEGNSYVLNFTHIQDEVTFTNISDYVILATGYKYKEPKFLKGIENKINRNEDGLFDVSRYYTIDNDGSIFVQNVELHTHGFVTPDLGMGAYRNAIIINALAGKEIYTIEKHIAFQQFNTSKEWIAKPSS; encoded by the coding sequence TTGGAAAACAATAAAATATACGACATCATCGGAATCGGAATCGGTCCTTTTAATCTTGGCTTAGCTGCACTTTTAGAGCCCATAGAATCTATTCAGTCACTTTTTCTGGATCAGGCAGAAGGTTTTGATTGGCATCCCGGGTTGATGCTTGACAATGCTACACTTCAGGTTCCTTTCATGGCAGACTTGGTGACAATGGCAGATCCGAAAAGTAAATACAGTTTCTTAAATTTTCTAAAGAAAACAGATCGGTTATATAAATTTTTCATTCGGGAAGATTTCTTTATTTTAAGAAAAGAATACAATCTGTATTGTCAATGGACCGTCAATCAATTAGAGAATTGCCTTTTCGGAAAAAAGGTTGAGAATATCACTTTTAATGAATCTGAAAATGTATATATCATCGAGGTTCTAGATTTAAAAAACAATGATGTTAAAAAATATTATACTAAAAAACTGGCTTTAGGAACAGGAACTCAGCCGAAGTTACCTGAATTTATGAAAGATAAAAACTATCCGAATATTATTCATACTTCAGAATACCTCAATCATAAAGAAGATATTCTGAATGCAAAATCAGTTTCTATTATCGGTTCCGGACAAAGTGCAGCAGAAATTTTTCAGGACTTACTTCCTGAAACCAATGATAATTTATCGATGAGTTGGTTTACAAGACCCGACCGTTTTTTCCCGATGGAATATTCGAAACTGACATTGGAATTAACTTCGCCAGAATATGTAGATCATTTTTATCAGATGCCATCTAATCAACGTAAAAATATTTTAGCAAAACAACATCCGCTTTATAAAGGAATTAATTTTGACCTCATCAATGATATTTTTGATACGATGTATGAGATGAGTGTTGGGAATATTCCGTTAAATGTGGCATTAAAACCAAGTTGCCAACTGGATAACATTTCTCCTGAAGGAAATTCTTATGTGTTAAATTTCACACATATTCAGGATGAAGTTACCTTTACCAATATCTCAGATTATGTGATTCTGGCGACAGGCTACAAATACAAAGAACCTAAGTTTCTGAAAGGAATTGAAAATAAAATCAATAGAAACGAAGATGGATTATTTGATGTAAGCCGTTACTACACCATTGATAATGATGGAAGTATTTTTGTACAAAATGTAGAACTTCACACCCATGGTTTTGTCACTCCCGATTTAGGAATGGGCGCTTATCGAAATGCAATTATCATTAATGCTTTAGCCGGAAAAGAAATTTATACAATTGAAAAACATATTGCCTTTCAGCAATTCAATACCTCAAAAGAATGGATCGCAAAACCTTCATCTTAA